The following proteins are encoded in a genomic region of Brachionichthys hirsutus isolate HB-005 chromosome 14, CSIRO-AGI_Bhir_v1, whole genome shotgun sequence:
- the sec22c gene encoding vesicle-trafficking protein SEC22c: MTLILFAFVVRVRDGLPLSASTDFQHSRELQERKQQLRTISKTLALFPVRGTIMGQTLNIYFVSSEGVSYMAVCHCSLPVAKAFCFLEDLRWEFTACFNSTVIALANRPYPFLEFDQTIQKLKQQYNQSGGPALEVTLIEVQEDLRINPPQTIQLEDVDLANGFGNGHMEQGPGSGQNVRLEPASAPGILSLVLNILCASLNIIRGVHIIEYTFQDDYEGIWNVVAFLLAFVCCVLQCHLYLFHSPLKKHKSFALLSVIVLCNLFLVGLRNVWQLIFHISVACLSTFLIFTRKLQDRTNDCGV; the protein is encoded by the exons ATGACTCTGATCCTGTTTGCCTTTGTGGTCCGGGTCAGGGATGGACTCCCCCTGTCAGCATCAACAGACTTCCAACACAGCCGAGAGCTCCAGGAGAGAAAGCAGCAACTCAGGACCATCAGCAAGACATTGGCCCTTTTCCCTGTCAGAGGGACGATCATGGGCCAGACGCTCAACATATA CTTTGTCTCATCAGAAGGCGTATCCTACATGGCCGTGTGCCACTGCAGCCTCCCTGTTGCTAAGGCCTTCTGCTTCTTGGAAGACCTGCGCTGGGAGTTCACAGCATGCTTCAATAGCACAGTCATTGCCTTGGCCAACAGGCCTTATCCATTTTTAGAATTTg ACCAGACTATTCAGAAGCTGAAGCAGCAGTACAACCAGAGTGGTGGTCCAGCCTTGGAGGTGACATTGATAGAGGTCCAGGAGGATCTGAGGATCAATCCACCACAAACGATTCAGTTGGAGGACGTGGATCTCGCCAATGGCTTTGGAAATGGGCACATGGAACAAGGTCCGGGATCTG GTCAGAATGTAAGACTCGAGCCAGCGTCGGCGCCTGGCATCCTCTCACTCGTCCTAAATATCCTGTGTGCATCCTTGAACATAATCCGTGGCGTTCACATCATAGAGTACACATTCCAG GACGATTATGAAGGTATATGGAATGTTGTGGCTTTTCTTCTGGCGTTTGTCTGCTGTGTGCTTCAG TGTCACCTTTATCTGTTCCATTCACCGCTGAAGAAGCACAAGTCCTTCGCTCTGCTGAGCGTTATCGTCCTATGCAACCTCTTCCTGGTTGGCCTGAGGAATGTGTGGCAGCTGATCTTCCACATTTCAGTTGCCTGCCTCTCTACCTTCCTCATCTTCACCCGCAAACTCCAAGACCGAACCAATGACTGCGGGGTCTGA